The following are from one region of the Amycolatopsis sp. QT-25 genome:
- a CDS encoding glycosyl hydrolase family 18 protein, giving the protein MKVKPKHAFLALLSSLAVCLGVTFAVSGNASAANILTNPGFELGTTSGWTCSGANAVVTTPVHSGSRALSATPAGHDNARCSQSVAVKANTAYTLSAWVQGGYTYLGVTGTGTGDKNTWTQGGAGWSQLSLNFTTGASATNVEIYLHGWYGQPAYFADDVNLDGPGGSPTTTPTTPTTSTSPTTSTSPTTTTSSPTTTTTNPNPGNLPKHVITGYWQNFYNGAKALKLADVPTKYNIIAVSFADATATPGAVTFTLDPGLSSQLGGYTDAQFKADVKTAQARGQKVILSVGGEKGTIRVDSAAAATNFANSMKSLIATYGFDGVDIDLENGVNATYMAQALRSIHAAGGTIITMAPQTIDMQSPAAEYFKLALNVKDILTIVNMQYYNSGSMLGCDQKVYSQGTVDFLTALACIQLQSGLRADQVGLGLPASGSAAGGGYQAPGNTVNALNCLAKGTNCGSFKPATTYPTIRGAMTWSINWDASQGYAWANTVSAGLAGLP; this is encoded by the coding sequence GTGAAAGTGAAGCCGAAACACGCGTTCCTCGCCCTACTGTCGTCACTGGCCGTGTGCCTGGGGGTGACTTTCGCGGTCTCGGGCAACGCCTCGGCCGCCAACATCCTGACCAATCCGGGCTTCGAACTCGGGACCACGAGCGGCTGGACCTGCTCCGGGGCGAACGCGGTGGTGACCACGCCGGTCCACTCGGGCAGCCGCGCGCTCAGCGCCACTCCGGCGGGGCACGACAACGCCCGCTGCTCGCAGAGCGTGGCCGTGAAGGCCAACACCGCGTACACGCTTTCGGCGTGGGTGCAGGGCGGCTACACCTACCTCGGCGTCACCGGCACCGGGACGGGGGACAAGAACACCTGGACCCAGGGCGGGGCCGGCTGGTCGCAGCTCTCGCTGAACTTCACCACCGGCGCGTCCGCCACGAACGTCGAGATCTACCTGCACGGCTGGTACGGCCAGCCCGCGTACTTCGCCGACGACGTGAACCTCGACGGCCCCGGTGGTTCGCCGACGACGACCCCGACGACCCCGACGACGTCCACGAGCCCGACGACGTCCACGAGCCCGACGACCACTACCAGCTCGCCGACGACCACGACGACCAACCCGAACCCCGGGAACCTGCCGAAGCACGTGATCACCGGCTACTGGCAGAACTTCTACAACGGCGCGAAGGCACTCAAGCTCGCCGACGTCCCGACGAAGTACAACATCATCGCGGTGTCCTTCGCCGACGCGACGGCCACGCCGGGCGCAGTCACCTTCACCCTCGATCCCGGTCTGTCGAGCCAGCTCGGCGGCTACACCGACGCGCAGTTCAAGGCCGACGTCAAGACGGCGCAGGCACGCGGGCAGAAGGTCATCCTGTCCGTCGGCGGTGAGAAGGGCACGATCCGCGTCGACTCCGCGGCCGCGGCGACGAACTTCGCCAACAGCATGAAGTCGCTCATCGCGACCTACGGCTTCGACGGCGTCGACATCGACCTGGAGAACGGTGTCAACGCGACCTACATGGCGCAGGCACTGCGCAGCATCCACGCGGCGGGCGGCACGATCATCACCATGGCGCCGCAGACGATCGACATGCAGAGCCCGGCGGCGGAGTACTTCAAGCTGGCGCTGAATGTCAAGGACATCCTCACGATCGTGAACATGCAGTACTACAACAGCGGTTCGATGCTCGGCTGCGACCAGAAGGTCTACTCGCAGGGCACGGTCGACTTCCTCACCGCGCTGGCCTGCATCCAGTTGCAGAGCGGCCTGCGAGCCGACCAGGTCGGGCTCGGCCTGCCCGCGTCGGGCTCGGCGGCCGGTGGCGGTTACCAGGCGCCCGGCAACACGGTCAACGCGCTGAACTGCCTGGCGAAGGGCACGAACTGCGGTTCGTTCAAACCGGCGACGACGTACCCGACGATCCGGGGCGCGATGACCTGGTCGATCAACTGGGACGCCTCGCAGGGATACGCGTGGGCGAACACGGTGAGCGCGGGCCTGGCCGGCCTCCCGTGA
- a CDS encoding winged helix DNA-binding domain-containing protein yields the protein MSDTLSRRALNRAMLDRQLLLRPSKTTALEAVEHLAGLQAQAPNPPYFALWTRLHDFRQEELANLLLDKSVVRIALMRGTVHLVKSADALAWRPIVQSLYDRSMDNTQFTPELKGLDHQEIARTAGELLGERSLSSAELGAELANRWAGVRPSALVHVARALLPLVQLPPRGVWGKSGQPTYRTIGEWLGAEPDATPSPEAMFRRYLAAFGPAGVRDAQAWAGITKLGEVAERLRPELRTFRDENGRELFDLEDAPRPDPDTPAPARLLGPFDQTVLSYADRTRVISDEYRKVVITQNGLVKGTILVDGFVKGRWEIKAAKKAASVVITPFERVPKRDLEALESSAYRLLAWAHPKAESHSVQFGT from the coding sequence ATGTCCGACACGTTGAGCAGGCGCGCGCTGAATCGCGCCATGCTGGACCGGCAGCTGCTGCTCCGGCCTTCGAAGACGACCGCGCTCGAAGCGGTCGAGCATTTGGCCGGATTGCAGGCGCAGGCGCCGAATCCGCCGTACTTCGCGCTGTGGACGCGGCTGCATGATTTTCGCCAGGAAGAGCTGGCGAACCTGCTGCTGGACAAGAGTGTCGTGCGGATCGCGCTCATGCGCGGCACGGTGCACCTGGTGAAATCGGCGGACGCGCTGGCGTGGCGGCCGATCGTGCAGTCCCTCTACGACCGCTCGATGGACAACACCCAGTTCACCCCGGAGCTCAAGGGCCTCGATCACCAGGAGATCGCCCGCACCGCCGGCGAGCTGCTCGGCGAGCGGTCGCTGTCGTCCGCCGAACTCGGCGCGGAACTGGCGAACCGCTGGGCAGGCGTGCGACCGTCGGCGCTGGTGCACGTCGCGCGGGCGCTGCTGCCGCTGGTCCAGCTTCCGCCGCGCGGTGTCTGGGGCAAATCCGGGCAGCCGACGTACCGGACCATCGGGGAGTGGCTGGGCGCCGAGCCGGACGCGACGCCGTCACCGGAAGCGATGTTCCGGCGCTATCTGGCCGCGTTCGGGCCCGCCGGCGTGCGGGACGCGCAGGCGTGGGCGGGGATCACGAAGCTCGGCGAGGTCGCCGAGCGACTGCGACCGGAACTGCGGACGTTCCGCGACGAGAACGGACGTGAACTCTTCGACCTCGAAGACGCCCCGCGCCCGGATCCGGACACCCCCGCGCCTGCCCGGTTGCTGGGCCCGTTCGACCAGACCGTCCTGTCCTACGCCGACCGCACCCGCGTGATCAGCGACGAGTACCGCAAGGTCGTCATCACGCAGAACGGACTGGTCAAGGGCACGATCTTGGTCGACGGGTTCGTGAAAGGCCGCTGGGAGATCAAGGCGGCGAAGAAGGCCGCTTCGGTGGTGATCACGCCGTTCGAACGCGTCCCGAAGCGCGACTTGGAGGCCCTCGAAAGCTCCGCGTATCGCCTTCTGGCCTGGGCGCACCCGAAGGCCGAGTCGCATTCGGTGCAATTCGGCACCTGA
- a CDS encoding AraC family transcriptional regulator: MELPPPVIRDWDYPRGTASIVLMARFAAENGVTGLASYEHAPVDGQVDARQELAVVRALVRGLGGEDEVALRLSRRYRVSAFGIFGFACISSPTLGDAMRFALRYLDLSFTFCIPHVTVEAGRLALAMDDSRVPGDVARFLVLRDLGAIHTVMRDILPGISLRSLAFRHERPSTVDEYARTFGLAPSFSAPSHLATLDPVFLDQPLPQANDQTVAVCAAQCDLLVSRKRARSGIAQQVRERLVRLGGVDAGMEEVARQLALSPRTLRRRLFEAGTGYRALLDEVRQTLAEELLDTGALSVEDVALRLGYAEASSFIYAFKRWKGMTPAAFARRTALRARPGR, from the coding sequence ATGGAACTACCGCCGCCGGTGATCCGGGACTGGGACTACCCGCGCGGTACGGCGAGCATCGTGCTCATGGCCCGCTTCGCAGCCGAGAACGGCGTCACCGGGCTGGCGTCCTACGAGCACGCTCCCGTGGACGGCCAGGTCGACGCGCGTCAGGAGCTGGCGGTGGTTCGCGCGCTGGTCCGCGGGCTCGGTGGCGAGGACGAGGTCGCGCTGCGGCTGAGCAGGCGGTACCGGGTGAGCGCGTTCGGCATCTTCGGCTTCGCGTGCATCAGCAGCCCGACACTGGGGGACGCGATGCGGTTCGCCCTGCGATACCTGGACCTGAGTTTCACCTTCTGCATCCCGCACGTGACCGTCGAGGCCGGGCGGCTCGCGCTGGCCATGGACGACAGCCGCGTGCCGGGCGACGTCGCCCGCTTCCTGGTGCTGCGCGACCTCGGAGCCATCCACACCGTCATGCGCGACATCCTTCCGGGCATCTCCCTGCGCTCTCTGGCCTTCCGGCACGAGCGACCATCCACAGTGGACGAATACGCGCGGACCTTCGGCTTGGCGCCGTCGTTCTCCGCGCCGTCACACCTCGCCACCCTGGACCCGGTCTTTCTCGACCAGCCGCTGCCGCAGGCCAACGACCAGACGGTCGCGGTGTGCGCCGCGCAGTGCGACCTGCTGGTGTCGCGGAAACGGGCACGATCCGGGATCGCGCAGCAGGTGCGGGAACGGCTGGTGCGGCTCGGCGGGGTCGACGCGGGGATGGAGGAGGTCGCGCGGCAGCTCGCGCTCAGCCCGCGCACGCTGCGACGGCGGTTGTTCGAGGCCGGGACCGGCTACCGCGCGCTGCTCGACGAGGTGCGGCAGACCCTGGCGGAGGAACTGCTCGACACCGGCGCGCTCAGCGTCGAGGACGTCGCGCTGCGGCTGGGCTACGCCGAGGCGTCGAGCTTCATCTACGCGTTCAAACGCTGGAAGGGGATGACGCCGGCGGCGTTCGCCCGGCGGACCGCGTTGCGAGCACGGCCGGGTAGGTGA
- a CDS encoding TetR/AcrR family transcriptional regulator has protein sequence MSTDPEIRRRRLEPAARRAEILTAARRLFGAGTYASVSTSDIANAAGVARPLINHYFGGKRELYLEVVRQMMTVPAPVIENLPDTTAEERLAISVRHWIEVVERNEQAWLTAIGPEAVGRDPEIERIMREADEIAADRVLAAALLSDVTEGREELRAMIRSYGGMLRAASREWLIRGTLGREELRVFLTESILHLVRVTYPAVLATRSAGRTPPASSPSSV, from the coding sequence ATGAGCACCGATCCGGAGATCCGGCGGCGCCGCCTCGAACCGGCCGCCCGGCGTGCCGAGATCCTGACCGCGGCCCGGCGGCTGTTCGGCGCGGGCACGTACGCCTCGGTTTCGACCTCGGACATCGCGAACGCCGCAGGGGTGGCCAGGCCGCTGATCAACCACTACTTCGGCGGCAAGCGGGAGCTGTACCTGGAGGTCGTCCGGCAGATGATGACCGTGCCGGCGCCGGTGATCGAGAACTTGCCCGACACGACCGCCGAAGAGCGGCTCGCGATCAGCGTCCGGCACTGGATCGAGGTCGTCGAACGCAACGAGCAGGCGTGGCTGACGGCGATCGGGCCGGAGGCGGTGGGCCGCGACCCGGAGATCGAGCGGATCATGCGGGAGGCCGACGAGATCGCCGCCGATCGTGTGCTCGCCGCCGCGTTGCTGAGCGACGTCACGGAGGGTCGCGAAGAACTCCGCGCGATGATCCGTTCGTACGGCGGGATGCTGCGGGCCGCGTCACGCGAATGGCTGATCCGCGGCACGCTCGGCCGGGAGGAGCTGCGGGTGTTCCTCACCGAGTCGATCCTGCACCTGGTGCGAGTCACCTACCCGGCCGTGCTCGCAACGCGGTCCGCCGGGCGAACGCCGCCGGCGTCATCCCCTTCCAGCGTTTGA
- a CDS encoding helix-turn-helix transcriptional regulator — protein sequence MSSPLAENLARFRKARDLSQEELAATADVGVDTVSRIERGQRQTARPATIAKLSRALTVAPGALLGLMPRIHGFPDAEVARLRHAITASSEVPGLDDLADTDGVSDWFSLAKAGHATWQAYVDGRHSQLLHALPILLADARRCVHATTGDANAAAQRLLSTAYRLGAGIAGRLNLADLAWTAAERALTAARKSDDPEIGIAISVRYLVWTLINQGRTADAERVAVKAAERIEPRMLDRDAIRAGVFGNLLFNAANAALRSGSGERAHDLLAVARSAALRTGKDSATEAAIFGPRVAALQVVEHAVRLGDPEAALRLAEKIPQPQGPVPPFWEAGHRIHLAHAAAQLRRDQLAVDLLGEARDLAPDWARRQPLGAAVMHDLVDKAPRRRGRRFAVLAADYGVL from the coding sequence ATGTCCAGCCCGTTGGCAGAGAACCTCGCGCGCTTCCGGAAGGCGCGAGACCTGTCCCAAGAGGAGTTGGCCGCGACGGCGGACGTCGGAGTCGACACCGTGAGTCGCATCGAGCGTGGGCAACGACAAACCGCGCGACCGGCCACGATCGCGAAGCTCTCTCGGGCCCTCACGGTGGCACCCGGCGCGCTGCTGGGGCTGATGCCGCGCATTCACGGTTTCCCTGACGCCGAGGTCGCCCGGTTACGACACGCGATCACGGCGAGCAGCGAAGTCCCGGGACTCGATGACCTCGCCGATACCGACGGCGTCAGTGACTGGTTCAGCCTGGCCAAGGCAGGACACGCCACCTGGCAGGCCTACGTGGACGGGCGCCACAGCCAGCTGCTCCACGCCTTGCCGATCCTGCTCGCAGATGCTCGCCGGTGCGTCCACGCCACTACCGGAGACGCGAACGCCGCTGCTCAGCGATTGCTGTCCACGGCTTACCGCCTCGGAGCCGGAATCGCCGGACGGCTGAACCTCGCCGACCTTGCCTGGACAGCCGCCGAGCGTGCCTTGACCGCGGCTCGAAAGTCCGACGACCCGGAAATCGGCATCGCGATCTCTGTGCGCTATCTCGTCTGGACTTTGATCAACCAGGGCCGCACCGCGGACGCCGAGCGCGTCGCGGTGAAGGCGGCCGAACGAATTGAGCCCCGGATGCTCGACCGGGATGCCATCCGAGCGGGGGTATTCGGCAACCTGTTGTTCAACGCCGCTAACGCCGCGCTGCGCTCGGGAAGCGGTGAACGAGCACACGACCTCCTCGCCGTCGCCCGGTCCGCCGCGCTGCGAACGGGAAAGGACAGCGCTACCGAAGCTGCGATCTTCGGACCTCGGGTAGCCGCGCTGCAGGTCGTGGAGCACGCTGTCCGGCTTGGTGACCCCGAGGCAGCACTTCGACTCGCCGAAAAGATCCCACAACCACAAGGTCCCGTCCCCCCGTTCTGGGAAGCCGGTCATCGAATACACCTGGCTCACGCGGCAGCCCAGCTCCGACGTGACCAGCTGGCTGTGGACCTCTTGGGAGAAGCCCGGGATCTCGCGCCCGACTGGGCTCGACGTCAGCCGCTCGGTGCGGCTGTCATGCACGATCTGGTGGACAAAGCCCCGCGAAGACGCGGCCGCCGTTTCGCGGTACTCGCGGCGGACTACGGCGTTCTCTGA
- a CDS encoding NUDIX hydrolase, with amino-acid sequence MDLLPFSEYAASLNRKRAAAGVLLRDDRSRILLVETTYKTEWEIPGGAVEADEAPWTTAARELHEELGMTRALGTLLVIDHIRVQGVMPEGLAFVFDGGLVTEDEVRGIRSTDPEIRSVGLYSLEETERLVKSNLHARISTALRAVDTGRTVFCEGGRPAVTVRG; translated from the coding sequence GTGGACCTTCTCCCCTTCAGCGAATACGCGGCTTCCCTCAACCGGAAGCGCGCGGCTGCCGGCGTGCTGCTCCGCGACGATCGGTCACGAATACTGCTGGTAGAGACCACGTACAAAACTGAATGGGAGATTCCGGGCGGCGCGGTCGAAGCGGACGAAGCTCCGTGGACGACGGCGGCGCGCGAACTCCACGAAGAGCTGGGCATGACCCGAGCCCTCGGCACGCTGCTGGTCATCGACCACATCCGCGTTCAGGGAGTGATGCCGGAGGGTTTGGCGTTCGTGTTCGACGGCGGCCTCGTCACCGAAGACGAGGTCCGAGGTATCCGATCAACCGATCCGGAGATCCGGTCAGTGGGGCTGTACAGCCTGGAAGAGACCGAACGGCTGGTGAAATCCAACCTCCACGCTCGGATCAGCACCGCATTGCGCGCGGTGGACACCGGGAGGACCGTGTTCTGTGAGGGTGGTCGCCCAGCGGTGACAGTCCGGGGATAG
- a CDS encoding phosphotransferase, which translates to MRRVEAPVAGRNSDFAATLHTRLGAVFCKGVVDAGGGRGAMHRHEAAVASQLPPAVAPRLRWKAEADGWLMLGFQHITGHHADLSPGSKDLPLVAGAVSIMARELTGFAVPGIQTLSRKMAWMAGWRRLRHRPPVELDEWSRDRLDVLVELEAEGIESVTGNSLLHTDLHQLNIMVGGDRAWVIDWAWSRTGAAWVDAAHLVVRLIDQGHDPETAEQWAATTFAWRTASSRALTAFSVALLGMWTYLHHIDPLPMRARLATAARRWTEHRLVLMGRA; encoded by the coding sequence GTGCGCCGCGTCGAGGCACCGGTGGCCGGACGTAACTCCGACTTCGCCGCTACCCTGCACACGCGGCTGGGAGCAGTGTTCTGCAAAGGGGTCGTCGACGCCGGAGGTGGACGTGGCGCGATGCATCGCCATGAAGCGGCAGTCGCCTCGCAGCTGCCTCCGGCGGTGGCACCCCGCCTGCGATGGAAGGCCGAGGCCGATGGCTGGCTCATGCTCGGTTTCCAGCACATCACCGGCCACCATGCTGATCTTTCCCCCGGATCGAAGGATTTGCCGTTGGTGGCCGGGGCCGTGTCCATCATGGCTCGTGAACTGACCGGTTTCGCCGTGCCAGGCATCCAGACCCTTTCCAGGAAGATGGCATGGATGGCGGGATGGCGACGGTTGCGCCATCGGCCACCCGTCGAACTGGATGAATGGAGTCGAGACCGGCTCGACGTTCTCGTGGAGCTGGAAGCCGAAGGGATCGAGTCGGTGACAGGAAACAGTCTCCTCCACACCGACCTGCACCAGCTCAACATCATGGTCGGTGGTGATCGCGCATGGGTGATCGATTGGGCTTGGTCACGCACCGGCGCGGCCTGGGTCGACGCCGCCCATCTGGTGGTCCGCCTCATCGACCAGGGCCACGACCCCGAAACCGCGGAGCAGTGGGCGGCCACCACCTTCGCTTGGAGGACAGCATCATCGAGGGCTCTGACCGCTTTCTCCGTGGCGCTGCTGGGAATGTGGACCTACCTGCACCACATCGACCCGCTTCCGATGCGCGCGAGGCTTGCGACAGCGGCTCGGCGATGGACTGAACATCGCCTGGTGCTCATGGGCCGAGCGTAA
- a CDS encoding TetR/AcrR family transcriptional regulator, with product MSTPARRGRPGYDLESLLQVAVKLFNERGYDGTSMEDLSRKLGITKSAIYHHVPSKEELLRLAVDRALNGLFAVAAETESFEGKAIEKLEYLVRGSVLVLVDQLPFVTLLLRVRGNTKIERAALARRREFDRLVTELVKQAETEGDVRPDIDPAVTARLLYGMVNSLIEWYRPRRGSAGTELADAVCKIAFDGLRTQ from the coding sequence TTGAGCACCCCCGCCCGCCGGGGACGCCCCGGCTACGACCTCGAGTCGCTGTTGCAGGTCGCGGTCAAACTGTTCAACGAACGCGGCTACGACGGCACCAGCATGGAAGACCTCTCCCGCAAGCTCGGCATCACGAAATCCGCGATCTACCACCACGTGCCGAGCAAGGAGGAACTGCTGCGGCTCGCCGTCGACCGCGCGCTGAACGGCCTGTTCGCCGTCGCCGCCGAGACGGAATCCTTCGAGGGCAAGGCGATCGAGAAACTGGAGTATCTGGTGCGGGGCAGTGTCCTCGTGCTGGTCGACCAGCTGCCGTTCGTGACACTGCTGCTGCGGGTGCGCGGCAACACCAAGATCGAGCGCGCGGCTCTGGCACGACGCCGGGAGTTCGACCGGCTGGTCACGGAGCTGGTGAAACAGGCCGAAACCGAAGGCGACGTGCGGCCCGACATCGATCCCGCGGTCACCGCGCGACTGCTGTACGGCATGGTGAACTCGCTGATCGAGTGGTACCGGCCGCGACGGGGTTCGGCCGGGACGGAACTGGCGGACGCGGTGTGCAAGATCGCCTTCGACGGCCTTCGGACCCAGTGA
- the paaK gene encoding phenylacetate--CoA ligase PaaK codes for MTFSDAAENLSIDELQALQLKRLRWTLWHAYRNVPFYTRKFDEAGVHPDDCEALEDLAKFPFTTKQDLRDNYPFGMFAVPEAQVSRIHASSGTTGKPTVVGYTADDIDTWATVMARSIRAAGGRPGDKVHVAYGYGLFTGGLGAHYGAEKLGCTVIPASGGMTARQVQIITDFKPEIIMVTPSYLLTLLDEFERQGIDPRTSSLKVGIFGAEPWTEQMRAEIEERVGIDAVDIYGLSEVMGPGVAQECVETKDGLHVWEDHFFPEVIDPFTEKPIDAEGELLFTSLTKQALPIIRYRTRDLTRLLPGTARPAYRRMEKVTGRSDDMIILRGVNVFPTQIEEVVLVTPALAPHFQLIRSTKGRMDHLTVRVEARPDATTEQRAEAAARLIAGVKAGIGVSIGVEVVDPDTLERSLGKMRRVLDERDRG; via the coding sequence ATGACTTTCAGCGACGCCGCCGAGAACCTGAGCATCGACGAACTCCAGGCACTGCAACTGAAGCGCCTCCGGTGGACACTGTGGCACGCCTACCGCAACGTGCCGTTCTACACCCGGAAGTTCGACGAAGCCGGCGTGCACCCGGACGACTGCGAGGCACTCGAAGACCTGGCGAAGTTCCCCTTCACCACCAAACAGGACCTGCGCGACAACTATCCGTTCGGCATGTTCGCCGTACCGGAAGCGCAGGTCAGCCGCATCCACGCGTCCAGCGGCACCACCGGCAAGCCGACCGTCGTCGGCTACACGGCCGACGACATCGACACCTGGGCGACGGTGATGGCGCGCTCGATCCGCGCGGCGGGCGGGCGTCCGGGCGACAAGGTCCACGTGGCCTACGGCTACGGCCTGTTCACCGGCGGCCTCGGCGCGCACTACGGCGCCGAGAAACTGGGCTGCACGGTGATCCCGGCGTCCGGCGGCATGACCGCGCGCCAGGTGCAGATCATCACCGATTTCAAACCCGAGATCATCATGGTCACTCCGTCGTACCTGCTCACGCTGCTCGACGAGTTCGAACGGCAGGGCATCGACCCGCGGACGAGTTCGCTCAAGGTCGGCATCTTCGGTGCCGAACCGTGGACCGAGCAGATGCGCGCGGAGATCGAGGAACGAGTCGGCATCGACGCCGTCGACATCTACGGCCTGTCCGAAGTGATGGGACCCGGCGTCGCGCAGGAATGCGTCGAGACCAAGGACGGGCTGCACGTCTGGGAGGACCACTTCTTCCCCGAGGTGATCGATCCGTTCACCGAGAAGCCCATCGACGCCGAAGGCGAACTGCTGTTCACCTCGCTCACCAAACAGGCGCTGCCGATCATCCGGTACCGCACCCGCGACCTCACCCGGCTGCTGCCCGGCACCGCGCGGCCGGCGTACCGGCGGATGGAGAAGGTGACCGGGCGCAGTGATGACATGATCATCCTGCGTGGCGTCAACGTCTTCCCCACGCAGATCGAGGAAGTCGTGCTGGTGACCCCCGCGCTCGCGCCGCATTTCCAGCTGATCCGGTCCACGAAGGGCCGGATGGACCACCTGACCGTCCGCGTCGAGGCCCGCCCGGACGCGACCACCGAACAGCGCGCCGAAGCCGCCGCCCGGCTGATCGCCGGGGTCAAGGCCGGGATCGGCGTGAGCATCGGCGTCGAGGTCGTCGACCCGGACACCCTGGAACGGTCGCTGGGCAAGATGCGCCGCGTCCTCGACGAACGGGACCGCGGTTGA
- a CDS encoding hotdog fold thioesterase, whose translation MFADDLASSTLGIELVEAADGHAVATMRITETMVNGHGIAHGGYVFLLADTTFACACNSVHAPSAGGSTSGRHGPVTVASGAEISFVAAGELGDHLIATATERTRYGRNGIYDVTVHRETPDGPEVVAEFRGRSRTIEKVPRR comes from the coding sequence ATGTTCGCCGACGATCTGGCGTCGAGCACGCTGGGCATCGAGCTGGTCGAGGCCGCCGACGGGCACGCCGTCGCCACCATGCGGATCACCGAGACGATGGTGAACGGGCACGGCATCGCCCACGGCGGCTATGTCTTCCTGCTGGCCGACACGACTTTCGCCTGCGCCTGCAACTCCGTTCACGCACCCTCGGCGGGGGGAAGTACCTCGGGACGGCATGGGCCGGTCACCGTCGCGTCCGGCGCCGAGATCTCCTTCGTCGCCGCCGGCGAACTCGGCGACCACCTCATCGCCACCGCCACCGAGCGGACCCGCTACGGCCGCAACGGCATCTACGACGTCACCGTGCACCGGGAGACCCCCGACGGGCCGGAGGTCGTCGCCGAATTCCGCGGCCGCAGCCGCACCATCGAGAAGGTACCCCGACGATGA